The DNA region AGGACTTCGACGTCCACGTGAACGCGGTTCCGCGGCCCAACGGCGGCGGCACCGAACTGCGCGCCACCGTTCCCGTCGGCCCGTGACCGCGCCCGTCGGCATCTTCGACTCGGGAGTGGGCGGGCTGAGCGTGGCGCGCGAAATCCGCCGTGAGCTCCCCTCCGAGCACCTGCTCTACGTGGCGGACACGGCGTACGTCCCCTATGGCGACCGCTCGGAGGAGGAGGTGCGCGAGCGGACGCTGCGCATCGGCGAGTGGATGCAGGGGCAGGGCGCCAAGGTGTTCGTCGTCGCCTGCAACACCGCGTCCGGCGCGGCGCTCGAGGCCCTGCGCGAGCGGCTGTCGATTCCCGTGATCGGGCTGGAGCCGGCCATCAAGCCGGCGGTGCGCGATTCCCCTACCGGCCGGGTGGGCGTGATGGCGACCACCGGCACCTGCGGCTCCGCGCGGCTGCAGCGGCTGGTCGACAACTACGGGAACGGCGCCACCGTCGTCCGGCAGCCGTGCCCAGGGCTGGCGGACATGGTGGAGGACGGAGTGCTCGCCGGGCCGGAACTGGACGCGCGCATGGCGGAATACGTGGCTCCGCTGCGTGCGGCCGGCGTGGACACCGTCGTCCTGGGGTGCACGCACTACGTGTTCGTGCGCGACGCCATCCAGCAGGCGCTTCCGCGCGTGAAGCTGCTGGACAGCAGCGCGGCCATCGCGAGGCGCACGCGGCAGATTCTTGAAGAGGCGAACGCGCTCGCCCCCGCCGGCTCCGGCTCCGTCCGCATCTACACGACGGCGGACCCCGCGGGAGCGGAGCGCATCGTCCATCGCCTGTGGGGCGAGCCGGAAGTCGTTCAGCGGGTGGAGATCTGAATCTCCGCGGGGGCCAGAGCAGGTTTTGTGAGGGCGGCGCCGGTTGCGGTGGCCGCCCTCGGCGTCGTACGCAACGTAAGGGATTTCCGGACTGCGGCTCGGTCACAGATCGTGGATATTGCGTCAGGATAGCGAGTTATGGGCTGGATGGATGAGAGGCGGGATAAGGATGACTTCGGAGACGAATCTGCCGGCGTTCACCCGGGCGCCGTTGATCACGATGCTGGGACGCGCGCTCCGGCTGCGGTGCCCGCACTGCGGTGGGGACCGGCTGACCGAGCGCTGGATGAAGCTGAAGCTCAAGTGCGGCGCCTGCGGGATG from Longimicrobium sp. includes:
- the murI gene encoding glutamate racemase, which codes for MTAPVGIFDSGVGGLSVAREIRRELPSEHLLYVADTAYVPYGDRSEEEVRERTLRIGEWMQGQGAKVFVVACNTASGAALEALRERLSIPVIGLEPAIKPAVRDSPTGRVGVMATTGTCGSARLQRLVDNYGNGATVVRQPCPGLADMVEDGVLAGPELDARMAEYVAPLRAAGVDTVVLGCTHYVFVRDAIQQALPRVKLLDSSAAIARRTRQILEEANALAPAGSGSVRIYTTADPAGAERIVHRLWGEPEVVQRVEI